From one Larus michahellis unplaced genomic scaffold, bLarMic1.1 SCAFFOLD_326, whole genome shotgun sequence genomic stretch:
- the LOC141737253 gene encoding LOW QUALITY PROTEIN: voltage-dependent calcium channel gamma-8 subunit-like (The sequence of the model RefSeq protein was modified relative to this genomic sequence to represent the inferred CDS: inserted 1 base in 1 codon), with protein VPPITPSPPKRLGPPTPGWGSGSSRTPGFPPPRPPAPPGRVFPGARFRLESLKRWNGEGVVWCEKGVQVLLTTVGAFAAFGLMTIAIGTDYWLYARAFICNTSNISGEDAAHRDRRDPGGLTHSGLWRICCLEGLKRGLCLKINHFPEDMEYDHDSAEYLLRVVRASSIFPILSAVLLLLGGVCVAASRLRRARTSLVLGAGILFVAAGLSNIIGVIVYISANAGDPGTKRDEDKKSHYSYGWSFYFGGXSFILAEAIGVLAVNLYIERHRKARGGPGPPRGPPDSASGTSTLNRKTTPV; from the exons gtgccccccatcaccccctccccacccaaacgcctgggtccccccaccccggggtgggggtcgGGGTCCAGCCGGACGcctgggttcccccccccccgcccccccgccccccccggccgggTTTTTCCCGGGGCGCGGTTCAGGCTGGAGTCGCTCAAGCGCTggaatggggagggggtggtgtgGTGCGAGAAGGGGGTGCAGGTGCTGCTCACCACGGTGGGCGCCTTCGCCGCCTTCGGCCTCATGACCATCGCCATCGGCACCGACTACTGGCTCTACGCCCGCGCCTTCATCTGCAACACCAGCAACATCTCGGGGGAGGACGCGGCCCACCGCGACCGCCGCGATCCCGGCGGATTGACCCACTCCGGCCTCTGGCGGATCTGCTGCCTCgaag gccTGAAGCGGGGGCTGTGCCTGAAGATCAACCACTTCCCCGAGGACATGGAGTACGACCACGACAGCGCCGAGTACCTGCTGC GGGTGGTCCGGGCCTCCAGCATCTTCCCGATCCTGAGcgcggtgctgctgctgctggggggggtctgcGTGGCCGCCAGCCGCCTGCGCCGCGCGCGCACCAGCCTGGTCCTGGGCGCCGGCATCCTCTTCGTCGCCGCCG gcctcAGCAACATCATCGGGGTGATCGTCTACATCTCGGCCAACGCGGGGGACCCGGGGACGAAGCGGGACGAGGACAAGAAGAGCCATTACTCCTACGGCTGGTCCTTCTACTTCGGGG TCTCCTTCATCCTGGCCGAGGCCATCGGGGTCCTGGCCGTCAACCTCTACATCGAGCGGCACCGCAAAGCCCGGGGGGGCCCCG GACCCCCCCGGGGGCCCCCCGACAGCGCCTCGGGGACCAGCACCCTCAACCGCAAGACCACCCCCGTCTAG
- the LOC141737252 gene encoding cytohesin-2 isoform X1, with product MEDGVYVPPDLTAEERLELESIRRRKQELLGEIQRLREELSEAMSEVEGLEANEGSKTLQRNRKMGMGRKKFNMDPKKGIQFLVENELLRHTAEDIARFLYKGEGLNKTAIGDYLGEREEFNIGVLHAFVDLHEFTDLNLVQALRQFLWSFRLPGEAQKIDRMMEAFAQRYCLCNPGVFQCTDTCYVLSFAVIMLNTSLHNPNVRDKPSAERFVAMNRGINDGGDLPEELLRNLYESIRSEPFKIPEDDGNDLTHTFFNPDREGWLLKLGGRVKTWKRRWFILTDNCLYYFEYTTDKEPRGIIPLENLSIREVEDPRKPHCFELYIPNNKGQLIKACKTEADGRVVEGNHVVYRISAPTRDQKDEWIKSIQAAVSVDPFYEMLAARKKRISVKKKQEQP from the exons ATGGAGGACGGAGTCTATG TGCCCCCCGACCTGACGGCGGAGGAGCGGCTGGAGCTGGAGAGCATCCGGCGGCgcaagcaggagctgctgggggagatcCAGCGCCTGCGGGAGGAGCTGAGCGAGGCCATGAGTgaggtggaggggctggaggccaACGAGGGCAG cAAAACCCTCCAGAGGAACCGAAAGATGGGGATGGGCCGCAAGAAATTCAACATGGACCCCAAAAAG gggatCCAGTTCCTGGTGGAGAACGAGCTGCTGCGGCACACGGCCGAGGACATCGCCCGCTTCCTCTACAAGGGCGAGGGGCTCAACAAGACGGCCATCGGCGACTACCTGGGCGAGAG ggaggagTTCAATATCGGGGTGCTGCACGCCTTCGTGGACCTCCACGAGTTCACGGACCTCAACCTGGTACAGGCGCTGag gCAGTTCCTGTGGAGCTTTCGGCTGCCGGGGGAGGCACAGAAGATCGACCGGATGATGGAGGCCTTCGCCCAGCGCTACTGTCTCTGCAACCCCGGCGTCTTCCAGTGCACGG acaCGTGCTACGTCCTCTCCTTCGCCGTCATCATGCTCAACACCAGCCTGCACAACCCCAACGTGCGGGACAAGCCCTCGGCCGAGCGCTTCGTGGCCATGAACCGCGGCATCAACGACGGCGGGGAcctgcccgaggagctgctgcgg aacCTCTACGAGAGCATCCGCAGCGAGCCCTTCAAGATCCCCGAGGACGACGGCAACGACCTGACCCACACCTTCTTCAACCCCGACCGCGAGGGCTGGCTGCTCAAGCTGG gcGGGCGGGTGAAGACGTGGAAGCGGCGCTGGTTCATCCTCACCGACAACTGTCTCTACTACTTCGAGTACACCACG gataAGGAGCCACGGGGCATCATCCCCCTGGAGAACCTGAGCATCCGCGAGGTGGAGGACCCCCGCAAGCCG cactgcttCGAGCTCTACATCCCCAACAACAAGGGGCAGCTCATCAAGGCCTGTAAGACGGAGGCGGACGGGCGGGTGGTGGAGGGGAACCACGTCGTCTACCGCATCTCCGCCCCCACCCGCGACCAGAAGGACGAGTGGATCAAATCCATCCA ggcgGCGGTGAGCGTCGACCCCTTCTACGAGATGTTAGCCGCCCGCAAGAAGCGCATCTCggtgaagaaaaagcaggagcagccctga
- the LOC141737252 gene encoding cytohesin-2 isoform X2 — MEDGVYVPPDLTAEERLELESIRRRKQELLGEIQRLREELSEAMSEVEGLEANEGSKTLQRNRKMGMGRKKFNMDPKKGIQFLVENELLRHTAEDIARFLYKGEGLNKTAIGDYLGEREEFNIGVLHAFVDLHEFTDLNLVQALRQFLWSFRLPGEAQKIDRMMEAFAQRYCLCNPGVFQCTDTCYVLSFAVIMLNTSLHNPNVRDKPSAERFVAMNRGINDGGDLPEELLRNLYESIRSEPFKIPEDDGNDLTHTFFNPDREGWLLKLGGGRVKTWKRRWFILTDNCLYYFEYTTDKEPRGIIPLENLSIREVEDPRKPGQLIKACKTEADGRVVEGNHVVYRISAPTRDQKDEWIKSIQAAVSVDPFYEMLAARKKRISVKKKQEQP, encoded by the exons ATGGAGGACGGAGTCTATG TGCCCCCCGACCTGACGGCGGAGGAGCGGCTGGAGCTGGAGAGCATCCGGCGGCgcaagcaggagctgctgggggagatcCAGCGCCTGCGGGAGGAGCTGAGCGAGGCCATGAGTgaggtggaggggctggaggccaACGAGGGCAG cAAAACCCTCCAGAGGAACCGAAAGATGGGGATGGGCCGCAAGAAATTCAACATGGACCCCAAAAAG gggatCCAGTTCCTGGTGGAGAACGAGCTGCTGCGGCACACGGCCGAGGACATCGCCCGCTTCCTCTACAAGGGCGAGGGGCTCAACAAGACGGCCATCGGCGACTACCTGGGCGAGAG ggaggagTTCAATATCGGGGTGCTGCACGCCTTCGTGGACCTCCACGAGTTCACGGACCTCAACCTGGTACAGGCGCTGag gCAGTTCCTGTGGAGCTTTCGGCTGCCGGGGGAGGCACAGAAGATCGACCGGATGATGGAGGCCTTCGCCCAGCGCTACTGTCTCTGCAACCCCGGCGTCTTCCAGTGCACGG acaCGTGCTACGTCCTCTCCTTCGCCGTCATCATGCTCAACACCAGCCTGCACAACCCCAACGTGCGGGACAAGCCCTCGGCCGAGCGCTTCGTGGCCATGAACCGCGGCATCAACGACGGCGGGGAcctgcccgaggagctgctgcgg aacCTCTACGAGAGCATCCGCAGCGAGCCCTTCAAGATCCCCGAGGACGACGGCAACGACCTGACCCACACCTTCTTCAACCCCGACCGCGAGGGCTGGCTGCTCAAGCTGGG aggcGGGCGGGTGAAGACGTGGAAGCGGCGCTGGTTCATCCTCACCGACAACTGTCTCTACTACTTCGAGTACACCACG gataAGGAGCCACGGGGCATCATCCCCCTGGAGAACCTGAGCATCCGCGAGGTGGAGGACCCCCGCAAGCCG GGGCAGCTCATCAAGGCCTGTAAGACGGAGGCGGACGGGCGGGTGGTGGAGGGGAACCACGTCGTCTACCGCATCTCCGCCCCCACCCGCGACCAGAAGGACGAGTGGATCAAATCCATCCA ggcgGCGGTGAGCGTCGACCCCTTCTACGAGATGTTAGCCGCCCGCAAGAAGCGCATCTCggtgaagaaaaagcaggagcagccctga
- the LOC141737257 gene encoding voltage-dependent calcium channel gamma-8 subunit-like, whose protein sequence is MTIAIGTDYWLYARAFICNTSNISGEDAAHRDRRDPGGLTHSGLWRICCLEGLKRGLCLKINHFPEDMEYDHDSAEYLLRVVRASSIFPILSAVLLLLGGVCVAASRLRRARTSLVLGAGILFVAAGLSNIIGVIVYISANAGDPGTKRDEDKKSHYSYGWSFYFGGLSFILAEAIGVLAVNLYIERHRKARGGPGGGPGPPPPPPPPRVPPGPRPRPRRRSRSSSRSSEPGRSRDASPPPPPPLPPPGKSGGGGAPPADISMYTLSREGPPGPPPPGTPGPPFLQLHNAFGKDPPGGPPDSASGTSTLNRKTTPV, encoded by the exons ATGACCATCGCCATCGGCACCGACTACTGGCTCTACGCCCGCGCCTTCATCTGCAACACCAGCAACATCTCGGGGGAGGACGCGGCCCACCGCGACCGCCGCGATCCCGGCGGATTGACCCACTCCGGCCTCTGGCGGATCTGCTGCCTCgaag gccTGAAGCGGGGGCTGTGCCTGAAGATCAACCACTTCCCCGAGGACATGGAGTACGACCACGACAGCGCCGAGTACCTGCTGC GGGTGGTCCGGGCCTCCAGCATCTTCCCGATCCTGAGcgcggtgctgctgctgctggggggggtctgcGTGGCCGCCAGCCGCCTGCGCCGCGCGCGCACCAGCCTGGTCCTGGGCGCCGGCATCCTCTTCGTCGCCGCCG gcctcaGCAACATCATCGGGGTGATCGTCTACATCTCGGCCAACGCGGGGGACCCGGGGACGAAGCGGGACGAGGACAAGAAGAGCCATTACTCCTACGGCTGGTCCTTCTACTTCGGGGGGCTCTCCTTCATCCTGGCCGAGGCCATCGGGGTCCTGGCCGTCAACCTCTACATCGAGCGGCACCGCAAAgcccgggggggccccgggggggggccgggaccccccccgcctcccccccctccccgcgtcccccccggcccccgacCTCGTCCCCGCCGTCGCTCCCGCTCCAGCTCTCGCTCCAGCGAACCGGGGCGCTCCCGGGacgcctcccccccgccgccgccccccctgcccccccctggAAAatcggggggagggggagccccCCCGGCCGATATCTCCATGTACACCCTATCGCGGGAGGGACCCCCCgggccacccccccccggcacccccggacCCCCCTTTTTGCAGCTGCATAACGCCTTTGGGAAGGACCCCCCCGGGGGCCCCCCCGACAGCGCCTCGGGGACCAGCACCCTCAACCGCAAGACCACCCCCGTCTAG